In Streptomyces seoulensis, the following are encoded in one genomic region:
- the dnaA gene encoding chromosomal replication initiator protein DnaA, with protein sequence MADVPADLAAVWPRVLEELLGEGRGQGVETKDEHWIRRCQPLALVADTALLAVPNEFAKNVLEGRLAPVVSETLSRECGRPIRIAITVDDSVGGPPAPQQSGGHEQPDARDRDQHGQGAPPRYEEPELPSGPYEGYGRHRADDQQRPGEGQAGRGERPPTAREERMPTARPTYPAEYQRPEPGAWPRSGQDNYGWQQPRLGYPERDPYASPSQDSYGGAPDYRAPGRERQGYEQQRPDYDAPRPEYGAPRAEYDQRDPVRRERPEPPSDSGAGRRGGGTGRPELPSTGRGGSGSSSSPSPSAGGPGEPTARLNPKYLFDTFVIGASNRFAHAAAVAVAEAPAKAYNPLFIYGESGLGKTHLLHAIGHYARSLYPGTRVRYVSSEEFTNEFINSIRDGKGDSFRKRYREMDILLVDDIQFLADKESTQEEFFHTFNTLHNANKQIVLSSDRPPKQLVTLEDRLRNRFEWGLITDVQPPELETRIAILRKKAVQEQLNAPPEVLEFIASRISRNIRELEGALIRVTAFASLNRQPVDLGLTEIVLKDLIPGGEDSAPEITAPAIMGATADYFGLTVDDLCGTSRGRALVTARQIAMYLCRELTDLSLPKIGAQFGGRDHTTVMHADRKIRALMAERRSIYNQVTELTNRIKNG encoded by the coding sequence GTGGCTGACGTACCTGCCGATCTTGCCGCAGTGTGGCCACGCGTACTGGAGGAACTCCTGGGCGAGGGCCGGGGCCAGGGCGTCGAGACCAAGGACGAGCACTGGATCAGGCGCTGCCAGCCGCTGGCCCTGGTCGCGGACACCGCGCTGCTGGCCGTGCCGAACGAATTCGCCAAGAACGTCCTCGAGGGCCGCCTGGCCCCGGTCGTCAGCGAGACCCTGAGCCGGGAGTGCGGCCGTCCCATCCGGATCGCCATCACGGTGGACGACTCCGTCGGCGGCCCCCCGGCCCCCCAGCAGTCCGGCGGCCACGAGCAGCCGGACGCCCGCGACCGCGACCAGCACGGCCAGGGCGCCCCGCCGCGCTACGAGGAGCCGGAGCTGCCCTCCGGCCCCTACGAGGGCTACGGCCGCCACCGCGCCGACGACCAGCAGCGGCCGGGCGAGGGCCAGGCCGGCCGCGGCGAGCGCCCGCCGACCGCGCGCGAGGAGCGGATGCCGACGGCCCGCCCCACCTACCCGGCCGAGTACCAGCGCCCCGAGCCGGGCGCCTGGCCGCGCTCCGGTCAGGACAACTACGGCTGGCAGCAGCCCCGCCTCGGCTACCCCGAGCGCGACCCCTACGCCTCCCCCTCCCAGGACTCCTACGGCGGCGCGCCGGACTACCGCGCGCCCGGCCGCGAGCGCCAGGGATACGAGCAGCAGCGCCCCGACTACGACGCCCCGCGCCCGGAGTACGGCGCGCCCCGCGCCGAGTACGACCAGCGGGACCCGGTCCGGCGCGAGCGGCCCGAGCCGCCCTCCGACAGCGGTGCCGGGCGGCGCGGCGGCGGGACCGGGCGTCCCGAGCTGCCGTCCACCGGCCGCGGCGGCTCCGGCTCGTCGTCCTCGCCGTCACCGAGCGCCGGGGGCCCCGGTGAGCCGACCGCGCGGCTGAACCCGAAGTACCTCTTCGACACCTTCGTCATCGGCGCCTCCAACCGCTTCGCGCACGCGGCCGCGGTGGCCGTCGCCGAGGCGCCGGCCAAGGCGTACAACCCCCTCTTCATCTACGGGGAGTCGGGGCTCGGCAAGACGCACCTGCTGCACGCGATCGGGCACTACGCGCGCAGCCTGTACCCCGGCACGCGGGTGCGGTACGTCAGCTCGGAGGAGTTCACCAACGAGTTCATCAACTCCATCCGCGACGGCAAGGGCGACAGCTTCCGCAAGCGGTACCGGGAGATGGACATCCTGCTCGTCGACGACATCCAGTTCCTCGCGGACAAGGAGTCGACGCAGGAGGAGTTCTTCCACACCTTCAACACGCTGCACAACGCCAACAAGCAGATCGTGCTGTCCTCCGACCGGCCGCCCAAGCAGCTGGTCACCCTGGAGGACCGGCTGCGCAACCGCTTCGAGTGGGGCCTGATCACCGACGTCCAGCCGCCCGAGCTGGAGACGCGGATCGCGATCCTGCGCAAGAAGGCGGTGCAGGAGCAGCTCAACGCCCCGCCGGAGGTGCTGGAGTTCATCGCCTCCCGGATCTCGCGGAACATCCGTGAGCTGGAGGGCGCGCTGATCCGGGTGACGGCCTTCGCCTCGCTCAACCGGCAGCCGGTGGACCTCGGGCTCACCGAGATCGTCCTCAAGGACCTGATCCCCGGCGGCGAGGACTCCGCCCCCGAGATCACGGCGCCGGCCATCATGGGGGCCACCGCGGACTACTTCGGGCTCACGGTGGACGACCTGTGCGGCACCTCGCGCGGCCGCGCGCTGGTCACCGCCCGGCAGATCGCCATGTACCTGTGCCGCGAGCTGACGGACCTGTCGCTGCCGAAGATCGGCGCGCAGTTCGGCGGCCGGGACCACACCACCGTCATGCACGCGGACCGCAAGATCCGTGCGCTGATGGCCGAGCGGCGCTCGATCTACAACCAGGTCACCGAGCTGACCAACCGCATCAAGAACGGCTGA
- the dnaN gene encoding DNA polymerase III subunit beta, whose translation MKIRVERDVLAEAVAWAARSLPARPPAPVLAGLLLKAEEGQLSLSGFDYEVSARVGVEAEVEEEGTVLVSGRLLADICRALPNRPVEISTDGVRATVVCGSSRFTLHTLPVEEYPALPQMPTATGTVPGEVFAAAASQVAIAAGRDDTLPVLTGVRIEIEGDTVTLASTDRYRFAVREFLWKPENPDASAVALVPAKTLLDTAKSLGAGDNVTLALSGSGSGEGLIGFEGAGRRTTTRLLEGDLPKYRTLFPTEFNSVAVIETAPFVEAVKRVALVAERNTPVRLSFEQGVLILEAGSSDDAQAVERVDAQLDGDDISIAFNPTFLLDGLSAIDSPVAQLSFTTSTKPALLSGKPALDAEADDAYKYLIMPVRLSG comes from the coding sequence GTGAAGATCCGGGTGGAACGCGACGTACTCGCGGAGGCAGTGGCGTGGGCGGCACGCAGCCTCCCGGCCCGTCCGCCGGCGCCTGTCCTCGCCGGCCTGCTGCTGAAGGCCGAGGAGGGCCAGCTCAGCCTGTCGGGCTTCGACTACGAGGTCTCCGCCCGGGTGGGCGTCGAGGCCGAGGTCGAGGAGGAGGGCACCGTCCTGGTCTCCGGCCGGCTGCTCGCCGACATCTGCCGCGCGCTGCCCAACCGCCCGGTGGAGATCTCCACAGACGGTGTACGGGCGACCGTGGTCTGCGGCTCCTCGCGGTTCACGCTCCACACCCTGCCGGTGGAGGAGTACCCGGCGCTGCCGCAGATGCCGACCGCCACGGGCACCGTCCCCGGCGAGGTCTTCGCGGCCGCCGCGTCCCAGGTGGCCATCGCCGCCGGGCGCGACGACACGCTGCCCGTCCTCACCGGTGTGCGCATCGAGATCGAGGGCGACACGGTCACCCTGGCCTCCACCGACCGCTACCGCTTCGCGGTCCGCGAGTTCCTGTGGAAGCCGGAGAACCCGGACGCCTCCGCGGTCGCCCTGGTCCCGGCCAAGACGCTGCTGGACACCGCCAAGTCGCTCGGCGCCGGTGACAACGTCACCCTGGCGCTCTCCGGCTCCGGCTCGGGCGAGGGCCTCATCGGCTTCGAGGGCGCCGGCCGCCGCACCACCACGCGGCTGCTCGAGGGCGACCTGCCGAAGTACCGCACGCTGTTCCCGACGGAGTTCAACTCGGTCGCCGTGATCGAGACCGCCCCCTTCGTGGAGGCCGTCAAGCGCGTCGCCCTGGTCGCCGAGCGGAACACCCCGGTGCGCCTCAGCTTCGAGCAGGGCGTGCTGATCCTGGAGGCCGGCTCCAGCGACGACGCACAGGCTGTGGAAAGGGTCGACGCCCAGCTCGACGGCGACGACATCTCGATCGCCTTCAACCCGACCTTCCTGCTGGACGGTCTGAGCGCGATCGACTCCCCCGTGGCCCAGCTGTCGTTCACCACCTCGACCAAGCCGGCGCTGCTCAGCGGCAAGCCCGCGCTGGACGCGGAGGCGGACGACGCCTACAAGTACCTGATCATGCCGGTGCGCCTGAGCGGCTGA
- the gnd gene encoding phosphogluconate dehydrogenase (NAD(+)-dependent, decarboxylating), with the protein MELGLVGLGKMGGNMRERIRRAGHTVIGYDRNADLADVHSLEELVGKLSAPRVVWVMVPAGEATQATVDRLGELLEPGDVVVDGGNSRWTDDEKHAEELAAKGIGFVDCGVSGGVHGLANGYALMYGGDEENVAKVRPVFDALKPEGDFGSVHAGKVGAGHFSKMVHNGIEYAMMQAYAEGWELLEKVDSVENVREIFRSWQEGTVIRSWLLDLAVNALDDDEHLDGLRGYAQDSGEGRWTVEAAIDNAVPLPAITASLFARFASRQDDSPQMKMIAALRNQFGGHAVEKKP; encoded by the coding sequence ATGGAGCTCGGTCTCGTCGGCCTCGGCAAGATGGGCGGCAACATGCGCGAGCGCATCCGCCGCGCAGGCCACACCGTCATCGGATACGACCGCAACGCGGACCTCGCGGACGTCCACAGCCTCGAAGAGCTTGTGGGCAAGCTCAGCGCCCCGCGCGTGGTCTGGGTGATGGTCCCGGCGGGCGAGGCGACGCAGGCGACCGTAGACCGGCTCGGCGAGCTGCTGGAGCCCGGCGACGTGGTCGTGGACGGCGGCAACTCCCGCTGGACGGACGACGAGAAGCACGCCGAGGAGCTGGCGGCCAAGGGCATAGGTTTCGTCGACTGCGGCGTCTCCGGCGGCGTCCACGGCCTGGCGAACGGCTACGCGCTGATGTACGGCGGTGACGAGGAGAACGTCGCCAAGGTGCGGCCCGTCTTCGACGCGCTGAAGCCCGAGGGCGACTTCGGCTCCGTACACGCCGGCAAGGTCGGCGCGGGCCACTTCTCCAAGATGGTCCACAACGGCATCGAGTACGCCATGATGCAGGCGTACGCCGAGGGCTGGGAGCTGCTGGAGAAGGTCGACTCCGTGGAGAACGTCCGCGAGATCTTCCGCTCCTGGCAGGAGGGCACGGTCATCCGTTCCTGGCTGCTCGACCTCGCGGTCAACGCGCTCGACGACGACGAGCACCTGGACGGGCTGCGCGGCTACGCGCAGGACTCCGGTGAGGGACGCTGGACGGTGGAGGCCGCGATCGACAACGCGGTGCCGCTGCCCGCGATCACCGCGTCGCTGTTCGCGCGGTTCGCCTCGCGGCAGGACGACTCGCCGCAGATGAAGATGATCGCCGCGCTGCGCAACCAGTTCGGCGGCCACGCGGTGGAGAAGAAGCCGTAA